Proteins found in one Blastocatellia bacterium genomic segment:
- a CDS encoding LysM peptidoglycan-binding domain-containing protein, whose amino-acid sequence MSQLSDKFASVVSAAQNAGCQITTSEENGKFVINGTCPTQHNVNQVWDALKSVDSGMSGGDFAINLTAQRTDIFGEYEVKSGDTLSSIAKNVTGGKLTYQQIFEANRDTLSDPNKIQPGQKLKIPNFSDSAQQSR is encoded by the coding sequence ATGTCACAGTTGAGCGATAAGTTCGCTTCCGTCGTTTCTGCCGCACAAAATGCCGGCTGTCAGATCACCACCAGCGAAGAGAATGGCAAGTTCGTCATCAACGGCACTTGCCCGACGCAACACAACGTCAACCAGGTGTGGGACGCGCTGAAATCAGTTGATTCCGGCATGAGCGGCGGCGACTTTGCAATTAACCTTACCGCACAGCGCACGGATATTTTCGGCGAATACGAAGTCAAATCGGGCGACACGCTTTCCAGCATCGCCAAAAACGTCACCGGCGGCAAGCTCACCTATCAGCAGATTTTTGAAGCGAACCGCGACACCCTGAGCGACCCGAACAAGATTCAGCCGGGGCAGAAGCTCAAGATTCCGAACTTCTCGGACTCGGCGCAGCAATCGCGCTGA
- a CDS encoding GAF domain-containing protein: MEPTKAKMTDDAIVSRVEQAVQSKVSRDETLRQAVRLLKAERPHYNWVGVYLLEGDTLVLHNYVGKPTEHTHIPVGRGVCGTAVAERANQIVDDVTAVGNYLACSVETRAEIVVLIRRGDEIFGQIDIDSDTPAAFTAADEALLARVADRLASQF; the protein is encoded by the coding sequence ATGGAACCAACGAAAGCCAAGATGACCGACGACGCCATCGTCAGCCGCGTCGAGCAAGCGGTTCAGTCCAAGGTGTCGCGCGACGAAACGCTGCGCCAGGCCGTGCGCCTGTTGAAAGCCGAGCGCCCGCATTACAACTGGGTGGGCGTCTACCTGCTCGAAGGCGACACGCTGGTGCTGCACAACTACGTCGGCAAGCCGACCGAGCACACGCACATCCCTGTCGGGCGTGGCGTCTGCGGCACGGCGGTCGCCGAGCGCGCCAACCAGATCGTTGACGACGTGACGGCAGTCGGCAATTATCTGGCGTGCAGCGTCGAAACGCGCGCCGAAATCGTCGTGCTCATCCGGCGCGGCGACGAGATATTCGGCCAGATCGATATCGATAGCGACACGCCTGCCGCTTTCACTGCCGCGGACGAAGCGCTGCTGGCTCGCGTTGCCGACCGGCTGGCCAGCCAATTTTAA
- a CDS encoding GNAT family N-acetyltransferase: METGNTSTFLHTEILTDDEAFDDLRSEWDQLLDASRQQVYFLRRHWNQAWWQTFRPAHSHLFIITCRDASDRLVGLAPFYWRQRTNAGIDHIREIVFIGTGVFAQTSEYLDLIARRGYEREAAQAVAEVLKADSSWDKLWLSEIPAASIVLPHLIQALGADLEPTVCQNAHYVNTDTDWEAFKQTLGRTTRQNTQRLARRLFETYACRFSRAETADELERGMDALVRLHQARWQMKGEPGSFALPGLERMLREAASEALGAGRLRLWTLEIDGEIAAVQLAFLDNGTAHCFQVGFSPAYAKDSIGKVMLMLCIKDCVEDPVVREYDFMGGDQPYKECWAKSERQNLRLVWLRSGLRSLTYMSLKLADQLGRSMARTVLPPAVKMAGHRMLERRHYSHAPQLSALTLPSR, translated from the coding sequence ATGGAAACCGGCAACACCTCGACGTTCTTGCACACCGAAATTCTCACTGACGACGAAGCTTTTGACGATCTCCGAAGCGAATGGGATCAACTGCTCGACGCCAGCCGCCAGCAGGTCTATTTTCTCCGCCGTCACTGGAATCAAGCCTGGTGGCAGACCTTTCGGCCAGCACACAGCCACCTGTTCATCATCACCTGCCGAGACGCCAGCGACCGTCTGGTCGGCCTCGCCCCCTTCTACTGGCGGCAGCGCACCAACGCCGGCATCGATCACATCCGCGAAATCGTCTTCATCGGCACAGGCGTCTTCGCGCAGACCAGCGAATACCTCGACCTGATCGCGCGGCGCGGTTATGAGCGCGAGGCCGCCCAGGCAGTCGCCGAGGTGTTGAAAGCGGATAGCAGCTGGGACAAGCTGTGGCTGAGCGAAATCCCCGCCGCTTCAATCGTGCTGCCGCATCTCATACAGGCGCTTGGCGCCGACCTCGAACCGACAGTTTGCCAGAATGCCCACTACGTGAACACGGATACCGACTGGGAAGCCTTCAAGCAGACGCTGGGCCGCACGACCCGGCAGAACACGCAGCGGCTGGCGCGGCGCTTGTTTGAAACCTACGCGTGCCGCTTTTCCCGCGCCGAGACGGCGGACGAGCTTGAGCGCGGTATGGACGCGCTGGTGCGGCTGCATCAGGCGCGCTGGCAGATGAAAGGTGAGCCCGGCTCGTTTGCCCTGCCGGGCCTGGAGCGCATGCTGCGCGAAGCGGCGAGCGAGGCGCTCGGCGCAGGCCGCTTGCGGCTGTGGACGTTGGAGATCGATGGCGAGATTGCCGCCGTTCAGTTGGCCTTTCTTGACAATGGCACGGCGCATTGTTTTCAGGTGGGCTTCTCGCCGGCTTATGCCAAAGACAGCATCGGCAAGGTCATGCTGATGCTCTGCATCAAGGATTGCGTCGAAGACCCGGTGGTGCGCGAGTACGATTTCATGGGCGGCGATCAGCCTTACAAAGAATGCTGGGCGAAGTCCGAAAGACAAAACCTGCGGCTGGTGTGGCTGCGCTCGGGGCTGCGCTCGCTGACTTATATGTCGCTGAAGCTGGCCGACCAGCTCGGTCGCTCGATGGCGCGCACGGTACTGCCGCCGGCGGTGAAGATGGCCGGCCACCGCATGCTTGAGCGCCGCCATTACAGCCACGCGCCGCAACTGTCGGCGCTGACCTTGCCGTCCAGATAA
- a CDS encoding RNA polymerase sigma factor, with translation MATNAIPMQTDVGVTEALAGEQMSGFEDLYRKHYRRVYSICLRMTGNVAEAEDLTQEVFIQLHRKLDSFRGESQFTTWLHRLTVNQVLMHFRKRSVRSELTTDDGEMPDSVDPDTINPEAMPIVDRIGLANAIGQLPTGYRTVFVLHDVEGYEHEEIARILGCSAGTSKSQLHKARMKLRRLLQQRALAA, from the coding sequence ATGGCAACCAACGCGATTCCCATGCAAACAGATGTCGGCGTCACAGAGGCGCTGGCCGGCGAACAGATGAGCGGCTTTGAGGACCTCTATCGCAAGCACTATCGCCGCGTCTATTCGATCTGCCTGCGCATGACTGGCAACGTCGCCGAGGCCGAAGACCTGACGCAAGAGGTCTTCATCCAGTTGCACCGCAAGCTCGATTCATTTCGCGGCGAGTCGCAGTTTACGACCTGGCTGCACCGGCTGACGGTCAATCAGGTGTTGATGCACTTCCGTAAGCGCTCGGTGCGCTCGGAGCTGACGACCGACGATGGCGAGATGCCCGATTCGGTTGACCCGGACACGATCAATCCCGAAGCCATGCCGATTGTGGATCGCATCGGGCTGGCGAACGCCATCGGCCAATTGCCGACGGGTTATCGCACGGTCTTCGTGCTGCACGATGTCGAAGGCTACGAGCACGAAGAGATCGCCCGCATACTTGGTTGCAGCGCCGGCACGTCGAAATCGCAACTGCACAAAGCGCGCATGAAGTTGCGCCGCCTGTTGCAGCAACGCGCCCTGGCCGCCTGA